A stretch of Carya illinoinensis cultivar Pawnee chromosome 14, C.illinoinensisPawnee_v1, whole genome shotgun sequence DNA encodes these proteins:
- the LOC122294042 gene encoding 12S seed storage globulin 1-like, which translates to MELDLSPKLAKKVYGGDGGSYFAWSPSELPMLREGNIGASKLALEKNGFALPRYSDSAKVAYVLQGHGVSGIILPESEEKVLEIKKGDAIALPFGAVTWWYNKEDTELVVLFLGDTSKAHKTGEFTDFFLTGSNGIFTGFSTEFVSRAWDLDENLVKTLVGKQSSNGIVKLDEKFKIPEPKKKDREGMALNCEEAPLDVDIEKGGRVVVLNTNNLPLVGEVGLGADLVRLDGSAMCSPGFSCDSALQVTYIVRGSGRVQVVGVDGRRVLETTVKAGSLFIVPRFFVVSKIAAPDGMEWFSIITTPNPIFTHLAGRNSVWKALSPQVLEAAFNVDSNTENTFRSRRTSDAIFFPPPS; encoded by the exons atggaGCTTGATCTTTCTCCCAAGTTAGCTAAGAAGGTGTACGGAGGTGATGGTGGTTCGTACTTTGCATGGTCCCCATCTGAGCTTCCCATGCTGCGTGAAGGGAACATTGGTGCCTCCAAGTTGGCCCTTGAGAAAAATGGTTTTGCTCTTCCTCGTTACTCTGATTCTGCCAAGGTTGCTTATGTCCTCCAAG GACATGGTGTATCTGGAATTATCCTTCCTGAATCAGAAGAGAAGGTCcttgaaattaaaaaaggtGATGCCATTGCCCTTCCTTTTGGTGCTGTTACATGGTGGTACAACAAAGAGGATACAGAGTTAGTTGTTCTTTTCTTGGGAGATACTTCTAAAGCTCACAAAACTGGTGAGTTTACTGATTTTTTCCTGACTGGTTCCAATGGAATCTTTACTGGCTTTTCGACTGAGTTTGTGAGCCGAGCATGGGACTTGGATGAGAACCTTGTTAAGACCCTTGTTGGCAAGCAATCCAGCAATGGCATTGTCAAGCTTGATGAGAAATTTAAAATCCCTGAACCAAAGAAGAAAGATAGAGAGGGTATGGCACTGAATTGTGAGGAGGCTCCTTTAGATGTGGACATTGAGAAAGGTGGGAGGGTTGTGGTCTTGAACACAAACAACCTTCCTTTGGTTGGTGAAGTTGGTCTTGGGGCTGACCTTGTTAGATTGGATGGGAGTGCCATGTGCTCCCCTGGATTTTCTTGTGACTCTGCATTGCAGGTGACTTATATTGTCAGGGGAAGTGGCCGTGTTCAAGTTGTTGGTGTTGATGGTCGCAGGGTCTTGGAAACAACTGTAAAAGCTGGTAGTTTGTTCATCGTGCCGAGGTTTTTTGTTGTTTCGAAGATTGCTGCTCCTGATGGTATGGAGTGGTTCTCTATCATCACCACCCCAAA TCCTATATTCACTCACTTAGCAGGAAGGAATTCTGTGTGGAAGGCTTTATCTCCTCAGGTCCTTGAGGCTGCATTCAATGTGGATTCAAATACTGAAAACACTTTCCGTTCAAGGAGGACTTCTGATGCCATTTTCTTCCCTCCACCGAGTTGA